In Haloarcula sp. H-GB4, a single genomic region encodes these proteins:
- a CDS encoding DUF58 domain-containing protein, translated as MRTRETTQRNVGVSAALVAGGAGIVTGNPAVFMVAAVALVYAAYQAAIGDPEPTLTVERHVEPTDPLPGAEVTVTLTLTNDGDATLPDVRVLDGVPERLEVIDGTPRFGTHLEAGASDSVTYTVEARRGDHAFTDVAIVCRNLTGTVEFAEQVSVETTLSCSASVDTVPLSGQTLAQSGRVPTDAGGNGLAFYAIREHQSSDPMSRVDWNRLAKTNELATVEFKETRAATVITLVDSRHSIAGEVNAPTAVQFCAYAAQQVGSALLGMDNRVGAAVYDSCETLQPSANRAQEQRLEAFLREVVSGSSGTRGSSLLDTSTRSRRMQSPTKMADRYGIADGGDAVATLDRSIPSESQVVFCTPLLDDRAADAAKRLAAYGHAVTVVSPDMTTGDSPGRTVEQIDRTARLDTLRGTVRVVDWTPTEPLAKALIRATERWA; from the coding sequence GTGAGAACACGCGAGACCACACAGCGCAACGTCGGCGTCTCGGCCGCGCTAGTGGCCGGCGGGGCCGGTATTGTCACCGGGAACCCGGCGGTTTTCATGGTCGCAGCGGTGGCGCTGGTGTACGCAGCCTATCAGGCGGCCATCGGTGACCCAGAGCCGACGCTCACGGTCGAGCGCCACGTCGAACCGACCGACCCGCTCCCCGGCGCAGAGGTGACAGTGACGCTGACGCTCACGAACGACGGGGACGCGACGTTACCCGACGTTCGCGTCCTCGACGGCGTTCCGGAGCGGCTGGAAGTCATCGACGGCACCCCGCGGTTTGGAACCCATCTTGAAGCCGGGGCATCGGATTCGGTCACCTACACCGTCGAAGCCCGGCGCGGTGACCACGCCTTCACCGACGTGGCAATCGTCTGCCGAAACCTAACCGGGACCGTCGAATTCGCCGAGCAAGTCAGCGTCGAGACGACGCTCTCGTGCAGTGCCAGTGTTGACACTGTCCCACTCTCGGGCCAGACATTGGCACAGTCCGGGCGTGTCCCGACGGATGCCGGCGGGAACGGGCTCGCTTTCTACGCTATCCGCGAGCACCAGTCCTCGGACCCGATGAGTCGCGTCGACTGGAACCGCCTCGCGAAGACAAACGAGCTTGCAACAGTCGAGTTCAAGGAGACGCGAGCGGCCACCGTCATCACGCTGGTAGATTCCCGACACTCCATTGCGGGCGAGGTAAACGCGCCCACAGCGGTCCAGTTCTGTGCCTACGCGGCCCAGCAGGTCGGGTCGGCGCTTCTGGGGATGGACAACCGCGTGGGTGCCGCCGTCTACGACAGTTGCGAGACGCTACAGCCGTCGGCCAACCGGGCACAGGAACAGCGATTGGAGGCGTTCCTGAGAGAGGTTGTGAGTGGGTCGTCAGGGACCCGTGGTTCATCGCTGCTCGACACCAGCACCCGAAGCCGGCGAATGCAGTCGCCGACCAAGATGGCAGATCGGTACGGCATCGCCGACGGCGGCGACGCGGTGGCGACGCTCGACCGATCGATACCGAGCGAGTCACAGGTCGTGTTCTGTACGCCCCTGCTCGATGACCGGGCAGCCGATGCGGCGAAACGGCTCGCCGCGTACGGACACGCGGTCACGGTCGTCAGCCCAGATATGACGACCGGTGACAGCCCGGGACGTACCGTCGAGCAAATCGACCGGACGGCCCGCCTCGACACCCTGCGAGGGACAGTTCGAGTCGTCGACTGGACGCCTACGGAACCGCTTGCTAAGGCCCTCATTCGCGCAACGGAGCGGTGGGCATGA
- a CDS encoding NAD(P)/FAD-dependent oxidoreductase: protein MPTDREEVIIVGGGVAGLSAAIYTARADLSTRIISTGESILNRNAHLENYPGFPAGINPRLLLELMRAQARRAGVWFIDGEAEQVTETEEGFEVACADDESYDATYLIAASWSDPSYLEGLDLSFIDRGSKQFISTDEQGRTDVEGLYAAGRLAEQHHQTIVAAGHGAQVGLTLLEDADIDFYHDWTAPEGYFTDRDRPVPPGCEEIDEAERKKREQESLEVMRRYFEEPMPGEPTMHPSVDQDSD from the coding sequence ATGCCAACCGACCGCGAAGAAGTCATTATCGTGGGCGGCGGCGTCGCCGGACTGTCGGCGGCGATCTACACCGCTCGGGCCGACCTGTCGACACGCATCATCTCGACCGGTGAGTCGATACTAAACCGCAACGCACATCTCGAAAACTACCCCGGATTTCCAGCGGGAATCAACCCCCGGCTCCTGCTCGAACTCATGCGGGCACAGGCGCGGCGCGCCGGCGTCTGGTTCATCGACGGCGAGGCCGAACAGGTGACGGAAACTGAGGAGGGCTTCGAGGTAGCCTGTGCTGATGATGAGTCGTATGACGCGACGTACCTCATCGCCGCGTCCTGGTCGGACCCGTCGTATCTGGAGGGGCTGGATCTATCGTTCATCGACCGGGGGTCGAAACAGTTCATCTCGACCGACGAACAGGGTCGGACCGACGTCGAAGGGCTGTACGCGGCCGGCCGCCTGGCCGAGCAGCACCACCAGACTATCGTCGCTGCGGGCCACGGCGCACAGGTCGGGCTCACGCTGCTCGAAGACGCCGACATCGACTTCTATCACGACTGGACCGCGCCAGAGGGGTATTTCACCGATCGGGACCGCCCGGTTCCGCCGGGCTGTGAGGAAATCGACGAGGCGGAGCGCAAGAAACGCGAACAAGAATCGCTTGAGGTCATGCGGCGGTACTTCGAAGAGCCGATGCCGGGCGAGCCGACGATGCATCCGAGCGTCGATCAGGATTCAGACTGA
- a CDS encoding proteasome-activating nucleotidase: MTDTVDEVDMPYDDDASQQQKIEALQERLEVLESQNEEMRDKLLDANAENNKYQQKLERLTHENKKLKQSPLFVATVQELSSDGVIIKQHGNNQEALTEVTDEMREDLEPDDRVAVNNSLSIVKQLDDETDVRARVMQVDQSPDVTFADIGGIEEQMEEVRETVEMPLKSPEMFEDVGIDPPSGVLLHGPPGTGKTMLAKAVANETDATFIKMAGSELVHKFIGEGAKLVRDLFELARQEEPAVVFIDEIDAIAAKRTESKTSGDAEVQRTMMQLLSEMDGFDDRGDIRIIAATNRFDMLDRAILRPGRFDRLIEVPNPDIEGRKQIFQIHTRSMNVADDVDFETLAEDIQDASGADVKATCTEAGMFAIRDDRTEVTMADFHNAWEKIQQEETDDEDVSRTFA; this comes from the coding sequence ATGACCGACACCGTCGACGAGGTCGATATGCCGTACGACGATGACGCGTCTCAGCAACAGAAGATCGAGGCGCTGCAGGAGCGGCTAGAGGTGCTCGAATCGCAGAACGAGGAGATGCGCGACAAACTGCTGGACGCGAACGCGGAGAACAACAAGTACCAGCAGAAGCTCGAACGGCTCACGCACGAGAACAAGAAGCTCAAGCAGTCACCGCTGTTTGTCGCGACCGTTCAGGAGCTCTCCAGTGATGGCGTGATTATCAAGCAGCACGGCAACAACCAGGAGGCCCTGACAGAGGTCACTGACGAGATGCGCGAGGACCTTGAGCCCGACGACCGCGTCGCCGTCAACAACTCACTCTCTATCGTCAAGCAACTCGACGACGAGACTGACGTTCGCGCTCGCGTGATGCAGGTCGACCAGTCGCCGGATGTCACCTTTGCTGACATCGGTGGCATCGAGGAGCAGATGGAAGAGGTCCGCGAGACCGTCGAGATGCCGCTGAAGAGCCCCGAAATGTTCGAGGATGTCGGCATTGACCCACCGAGCGGTGTCCTGCTACACGGCCCGCCCGGCACCGGGAAAACGATGCTGGCGAAGGCCGTCGCCAACGAGACCGACGCGACCTTCATCAAGATGGCCGGCTCCGAACTGGTCCACAAGTTCATTGGCGAGGGCGCGAAGCTCGTCCGCGACCTGTTCGAACTGGCCCGTCAGGAGGAGCCAGCCGTCGTCTTCATCGATGAGATCGACGCCATCGCGGCCAAGCGAACGGAGTCGAAGACCTCCGGCGACGCCGAGGTCCAGCGGACGATGATGCAACTGCTCTCGGAGATGGACGGCTTCGACGACCGCGGCGACATCCGTATCATCGCCGCGACGAACCGCTTCGATATGCTTGATCGGGCCATTCTCCGCCCCGGCCGCTTCGACCGGCTCATCGAAGTCCCGAACCCCGACATCGAAGGGCGCAAGCAGATCTTCCAGATCCACACCCGAAGCATGAACGTCGCCGATGACGTGGACTTCGAGACGCTGGCCGAGGACATTCAGGATGCCTCCGGTGCTGACGTGAAAGCCACCTGTACTGAGGCCGGGATGTTCGCCATCCGCGACGACCGGACCGAGGTCACGATGGCGGACTTCCACAACGCTTGGGAGAAGATTCAGCAGGAAGAGACCGACGACGAGGACGTTTCCCGGACGTTCGCCTGA
- a CDS encoding DUF420 domain-containing protein has protein sequence MAVADTLQSRARARPRLVTAVVSVVGYALVFGAFGGVLPLPEFSNDTVILLGDAIAVVNSIALLAIIVGVYFIKNNQVQKHRAAMLTAFTLIMVFLALYILKVGGGFEKAIDVDGFVWTAYIVMLAIHILLSAVSVPVVVHAVVLGLTHSPAELRETIHARVGRIAVSAWGLSLFLGLVTYVMLNHIYGWVPR, from the coding sequence ATGGCCGTCGCAGACACACTCCAGTCGCGTGCCCGCGCTCGTCCGCGGCTCGTCACCGCCGTCGTCTCGGTCGTTGGCTACGCGCTCGTGTTCGGCGCGTTTGGTGGCGTCTTACCGTTGCCAGAGTTCTCGAATGACACCGTTATTCTGCTAGGTGATGCAATCGCCGTCGTCAACAGTATCGCCCTGCTCGCAATCATCGTCGGCGTCTACTTCATCAAGAACAATCAGGTACAGAAACACCGCGCGGCCATGCTGACCGCGTTCACGCTCATCATGGTGTTTCTGGCCCTGTACATCCTCAAGGTCGGCGGCGGCTTCGAGAAGGCAATCGACGTCGACGGGTTCGTCTGGACGGCATACATCGTGATGCTCGCTATCCACATCCTGCTATCCGCGGTGTCCGTGCCCGTCGTCGTTCACGCCGTCGTCCTCGGGCTGACCCACTCTCCCGCCGAACTCAGAGAAACAATCCACGCCCGTGTGGGTCGTATCGCGGTCTCCGCCTGGGGGCTGAGCCTGTTCCTCGGGCTCGTCACCTACGTCATGTTGAACCACATCTACGGCTGGGTCCCTCGCTAG
- a CDS encoding DUF4129 domain-containing protein — protein sequence MSTKLVRAALALLCAVAVLFGTALFPGAIGVKFESSGPLDSRASGPATPDGTAPDEIDGGPTPVATSDGVETTPRVTSDEPAATATPTPTETATETPAAGDGEDSGSPILVKLFGLALIGGFGVVAVGVIRAASNAESDGSTDAGLQLHPILDELVGTVVSAISNGTIGRTIGRIPQVTTAALLSGSSALSRVGAGISAVSGGILTGLATGVGSVGTMSLRGVAGLPSALGSLSVAPFKALSGFGGTGGFLTSVRSGVDSPSLFGSSDSKASGSAAAESTAEADDGPDIDSLSVQEAWALLADRVSVSDPETATPGEYARRAIDSGLPAEPVRRLTVRFREVEYGGRPATGDRVESARTALRQLLNGGDD from the coding sequence GTGTCAACAAAGCTGGTGCGTGCCGCCCTCGCCCTCCTCTGTGCAGTCGCTGTGCTGTTCGGCACGGCGCTGTTTCCCGGCGCAATCGGCGTCAAGTTCGAGTCGAGCGGCCCCCTCGACAGCCGAGCGAGCGGGCCAGCCACACCCGACGGAACAGCGCCCGACGAAATCGACGGTGGGCCGACGCCGGTAGCGACAAGCGATGGGGTAGAGACGACACCACGGGTAACGAGCGATGAGCCGGCGGCGACAGCGACGCCAACACCGACAGAGACGGCGACAGAAACGCCGGCAGCCGGCGACGGCGAAGATAGTGGGTCCCCTATTCTGGTGAAACTGTTCGGGCTGGCGCTGATCGGCGGGTTCGGCGTTGTCGCAGTCGGTGTCATCCGGGCCGCATCGAACGCGGAGAGTGATGGGTCAACAGACGCTGGACTCCAACTGCACCCGATTCTGGATGAGCTGGTCGGGACGGTCGTCTCGGCGATTTCGAACGGGACGATCGGGCGGACCATCGGCCGGATTCCGCAGGTAACAACCGCCGCGTTGCTCTCGGGGTCGTCGGCGCTCTCACGAGTCGGGGCCGGTATCAGTGCCGTCTCAGGCGGTATCCTGACCGGATTGGCGACAGGAGTCGGATCGGTCGGCACAATGTCACTGCGGGGCGTCGCCGGCCTGCCGAGTGCGCTCGGATCGCTCTCAGTCGCGCCGTTCAAAGCCCTCAGCGGCTTCGGCGGGACTGGCGGCTTCCTTACCTCCGTTCGGAGTGGTGTCGACAGCCCGTCGCTGTTTGGCTCATCAGATTCGAAGGCCAGCGGGTCAGCGGCCGCCGAATCGACAGCCGAGGCAGACGACGGGCCGGACATCGATTCATTATCGGTGCAAGAGGCCTGGGCGCTGCTAGCTGACCGCGTGTCAGTGTCAGACCCCGAGACGGCGACGCCCGGGGAGTACGCTCGCCGGGCTATCGACAGCGGGCTCCCGGCCGAGCCCGTGCGCCGGCTAACTGTCCGCTTTCGGGAGGTCGAATACGGCGGGAGACCGGCGACCGGTGACCGAGTCGAATCGGCTCGGACCGCCCTCAGACAGCTCCTCAACGGGGGTGACGACTGA
- a CDS encoding M48 family metalloprotease, translating to MRTLTRRMLWTLLLLLAVDIAVVATAAVLLTPWLAPVRDVVASHLPFGGASARIAWWVAVLAPALVAFVWAQLRYTSAQTMAEVDARIVGPEEYPELYERVQRLAQLADLTPPRIAVTDTDVPNSFAIGTLGGATVVVSEGLLSTLDGDELDAVLAHELMHVANRDATVMTLASFLPSLTNGEYDPLADLLPGGSRYALGLVALGFAYVFSARVLAAPFGSLSFTLGFLFLFAVTVLLGSVALGVFTAPVVVLGRSLSRAREFAADRSAAQLTGDPAALVEALETLDGGGHGRPGTDKRSAYAGVRGLCFLPYGFDTEASSDSLSIETRSHPPTAERIERLQSVARSLETGP from the coding sequence ATGCGGACACTGACCCGCCGTATGCTGTGGACCCTCCTGCTCCTCCTCGCCGTCGACATCGCTGTGGTCGCGACCGCAGCGGTGCTCCTGACGCCCTGGCTTGCGCCGGTGCGGGATGTTGTCGCGTCTCACCTCCCGTTCGGTGGAGCATCGGCACGTATCGCCTGGTGGGTGGCCGTTCTTGCCCCCGCCCTCGTGGCGTTTGTCTGGGCACAGCTCCGGTACACCAGCGCCCAGACGATGGCCGAGGTTGACGCTCGTATCGTCGGTCCCGAGGAGTACCCCGAACTCTACGAACGAGTCCAGCGGCTCGCACAACTGGCTGACCTCACGCCACCACGGATTGCCGTCACGGATACCGACGTACCGAACAGCTTCGCTATCGGGACGCTTGGCGGCGCGACGGTGGTTGTCAGCGAGGGGCTCCTCTCAACGCTCGACGGCGACGAACTTGACGCCGTACTGGCCCACGAACTCATGCACGTCGCCAACCGCGACGCGACTGTCATGACGCTGGCCAGCTTCCTTCCGTCGCTGACCAACGGGGAGTATGACCCGCTTGCAGACCTGCTCCCGGGCGGAAGCCGATACGCGCTCGGACTGGTCGCGCTTGGTTTCGCGTACGTGTTCAGCGCCCGGGTGCTTGCAGCCCCTTTCGGAAGCCTCTCGTTCACGCTGGGGTTCCTGTTTCTGTTTGCGGTGACTGTCCTGCTGGGTAGCGTCGCGCTGGGTGTGTTTACTGCCCCCGTTGTCGTCCTCGGGCGGTCGCTCTCACGCGCTCGGGAGTTTGCCGCTGACCGGAGCGCGGCCCAGTTGACCGGAGACCCTGCCGCGCTCGTCGAGGCGTTAGAGACACTCGACGGCGGGGGCCACGGTCGTCCGGGAACAGACAAACGCTCCGCGTACGCGGGCGTCCGTGGACTGTGCTTCCTTCCTTACGGGTTCGATACAGAGGCGTCGAGCGATTCGCTGTCTATCGAAACGCGGTCCCATCCACCGACAGCCGAGCGGATCGAGCGACTGCAGTCAGTCGCACGCTCGCTCGAAACCGGGCCATAG
- a CDS encoding HD domain-containing protein yields the protein MTTIKDSVHDHIEVQGVAAALLDTPPVQRLRHISQLGTVTLVYPSANHTRFEHSLGVYHLADRALSHLGIEGQQAERVRAAALLHDVGHSPYSHNVEALIHRRTGKYHDDVDELLGDGSVARVLSEHGLNPDRVADLVAGEGELGQLVSGELDVDRMDYLVRDAHHTGVPYGTIDHERLVRELCFVDGELVLDEGNVQTAESLLLARALMNPTVYQHHVARIAKSMLRRGTEELLAATDTTAETLRRWDDNDLLVALRQCEATAAYARRLTQRDLYKRAVWAEWQAVPDEVLAADHNAVGTMEQAIADEANVDSDAVVLDIPPEPSMTESSSRVLVNGEVRRLGEQSTLVNAIRAAQRDQWRLGVYAPESESERVGAAAIRELGLDLDGARVRDVRTGIHATLDEFN from the coding sequence ATGACCACAATCAAGGACAGCGTCCACGACCACATTGAGGTTCAGGGCGTCGCGGCGGCGTTGCTCGACACGCCACCGGTCCAGCGGCTTCGGCACATCTCCCAGCTCGGCACGGTGACGCTCGTCTACCCTTCGGCGAACCACACTCGATTCGAGCACTCGCTGGGCGTCTATCACCTCGCGGACCGGGCACTGTCCCATCTTGGCATTGAGGGCCAGCAGGCCGAACGGGTCCGAGCCGCGGCGCTGCTCCACGACGTGGGGCATTCACCGTACAGCCACAACGTCGAGGCGCTCATCCACCGCCGGACGGGGAAGTACCACGACGACGTGGACGAACTGCTCGGTGACGGCTCTGTCGCGCGGGTGCTCTCAGAGCACGGCCTCAACCCGGACCGCGTGGCTGACCTCGTTGCTGGCGAGGGCGAACTGGGGCAGCTCGTCTCCGGCGAACTGGATGTCGACCGGATGGACTATCTGGTCCGCGACGCCCACCACACGGGCGTTCCCTACGGTACTATCGACCACGAGCGGCTGGTCCGAGAGCTGTGTTTCGTCGACGGGGAACTTGTCCTCGATGAGGGCAATGTCCAGACGGCCGAATCGCTCCTGCTCGCGCGGGCACTGATGAATCCCACCGTCTACCAGCACCACGTCGCCCGCATCGCCAAGTCGATGCTGCGCCGCGGGACCGAGGAATTACTCGCTGCGACTGACACGACAGCCGAGACGCTTCGCAGGTGGGACGACAACGACCTGCTCGTGGCGCTCAGGCAGTGCGAGGCGACGGCGGCGTACGCACGGCGGCTGACCCAGCGAGACCTGTACAAGCGGGCCGTCTGGGCGGAGTGGCAGGCCGTGCCCGATGAGGTGCTGGCGGCCGATCACAACGCTGTCGGGACGATGGAGCAGGCTATCGCCGACGAAGCGAACGTCGATAGTGACGCCGTTGTACTCGACATTCCGCCCGAACCGTCGATGACCGAATCCAGCAGCCGCGTCCTCGTCAACGGCGAGGTCCGCCGTCTCGGCGAACAGTCGACGCTGGTCAACGCCATCCGCGCCGCCCAGCGCGACCAGTGGCGGCTCGGCGTCTATGCCCCCGAATCTGAGAGCGAACGGGTCGGTGCGGCGGCGATCCGCGAGTTGGGACTCGACCTCGACGGAGCTAGGGTCCGGGACGTGCGGACTGGTATCCATGCGACCCTCGATGAGTTTAACTGA